A stretch of Brassica napus cultivar Da-Ae chromosome C6, Da-Ae, whole genome shotgun sequence DNA encodes these proteins:
- the LOC106372085 gene encoding UDP-galactose transporter 1, with protein sequence MEEGSVFRSVLAILQWWGFNVTVIITNKWIFQKLDFKFPLSVSCVHFICSSIGAYIVIKVLKLKPLIVVEPEDRWRRIFPMSFVFCINIVLGNVSLRYIPVSFMQTIKSFTPATTVVLQWLVWRKYFEWRIWASLVPVVGGILLTSVTELSFNMFGFCAALFGCLATSTKTILAESLLHGYKFDSINTVYYMAPLATMILGIPALLLEGNGIMSWFESHPSPWSALIIIFSSGVLAFCLNFSIFYVIHSTTAVTFNVAGNLKVAVAVLVSWLIFRNPISYMNAVGCGITLVGCTFYGYVRHMLSQQTPGTPRTPRTPRNKMELLPLVNNDKLEGKV encoded by the exons ATGGAGGAGGGAAGCGTGTTCAGATCGGTACTAGCGATTCTTCAGTGGTGGGGCTTCAACGTTACCGTCATCATCACGAACAAATGGATCTTCCAG AAACTGGATTTTAAGTTCCCACTATCGGTTTCGTGTGTTCACTTCATATGCTCATCGATTGGAGCGTACATTGTGATCAAAGTCTTGAAGCTTAAACCTTTGATCGTGGTTGAGCCGGAGGATCGATGGAGGAGGATCTTCCCTATGTCTTTCGTGTTCTGTATCAACATAGTGCTGGGGAATGTCAGCCTTAGATACATTCCTGTTTCTTTCATGCAGACTATTAAGTCCTTCACTCCAGCTACTACAG TTGTGTTACAGTGGCTGGTGTGGAGAAAGTACTTTGAGTGGCGTATTTGGGCGTCTCTTGTCCCCGTTGTTGGAGGGATTCTTCTTACTTCGGTTACAGAGCTTAGCTTTAACATGTTTGGGTTCTGTGCTGCTCTGTTTGGGTGTTTAGCTACTTCCACTAAGACCATTCTTGCTGAGTCTCTTCTTCATGGTTACAAATTTGACAG CATAAACACAGTATACTACATGGCGCCTTTGGCCACCATGATCCTCGGGATACCTGCACTACTACTGGAAGGCAACGGGATTATGAGTTGGTTTGAATCACACCCGTCTCCCTGGTCAGCACTCATCATTATCTTCAGTTCTGGTGTGCTAGCCTTTTGTCTCAACTTCTCCATCTTCTATGTCATTCACTCCACGACTGCAGTCACATTCAATGTAGCTGGAAACCTTAAG GTTGCGGTGGCTGTATTGGTGTCTTGGTTGATATTCCGTAACCCGATATCGTATATGAATGCTGTTGGATGTGGGATCACGCTTGTGGGATGCACATTCTATGGATACGTGAGGCATATGCTTTCACAGCAAACGCCTGGAACTCCGAGGACTCCTCGCACACCAAGAAACAAGATGGAGTTGCTTCCTCTTGTTAATAACGATAAACTCGAAGGCAAAGTCTGA
- the LOC106390503 gene encoding long chain acyl-CoA synthetase 9, chloroplastic, producing MIPYAAGVIVPLALTLLVRNAKKDKKRGVVVDDVGGEPGHTVRNHRFKDPVSSHWEDISTLPELFEISCKSHSDRFFLGTRRLIAREVETSEDGKVFEKLHLGDYEWKTFGETLEAVCSFASGLVQIGHKSEERVAIFADTREEWFIALQGCFRRNVTVVTIYSSLGEEALCHSLNETEVTTVICGNKELKKLMDISQQLETVKRVICMDDEFPSEASSTWTTTSLADVQKLGRESPVDPSFPLSADVAVIMYTSGSTGLPKGVMMTHGNVLATVSAVMTIVPDLGKRDTYMAYLPLAHILELAAESVMATIGSAIGYGSPLTLTDTSNKIKKGTKGDVTALKPTIMTAVPAILDRVRDGVRKKVDAKGGAAKKLFDFAYARRLSAINGSWFGAWGLEKLLWDVLVFGKIRAVLGGQLRYLLSGGAPLSGDTQRFINICVGAPIGQGYGLTETCAGGTFSEFDDTSVGRVGAPLPCSFVKLIDWPEGGYLISDKPMPRGEIVIGGSNITLGYFKNEEKTKEVYKVDEKGMRWFYTGDIGQFHPDGCLEIIDRKKDIVKLQHGEYVSLGKVEAALSISPYVENIMVHADPFYSYCVALVVAAQQTLEGWASKQGIEFTNFEELCAKEQAVKEVYASLVKAAKQSRLEKFEIPAKIKVLAAPWTPESGLVTAALKLKRDVIRKEFSEDLTKLYAS from the exons ATGATTCCTTACGCTGCTGGTGTCATTGTCCCTCTAGCTTTAACCCTTTTGGTCCGCAACGCTAAGAAAGACAAGAAACGAGGCGTGGTCGTCGACGACGTCGGTGGAGAGCCGGGTCATACCGTTAGGAACCACAGGTTCAAAGATCCCGTCAGCTCCCACTGGGAAGACATCTCCACTCTCCCGGAGCTATTCGAGATCTCGTGTAAGAGCCACAGCGACAGGTTCTTCCTTGGCACCAGGAGGTTGATCGCTAGAGAGGTCGAGACTAGCGAGGACGGGAAGGTCTTTGAGAAGCTTCATTTGGGTGATTACGAGTGGAAGACGTTTGGGGAGACGCTTGAAGCTGTGTGTAGTTTTGCTTCTGGTTTGGTTCAGATTGGGCACAAGTCTGAGGAGCGTGTGGCTATTTTTGCGGATACGAGAGAAGAGTGGTTTATTGCGTTACAGGGCTGCTTCAGGCGCAACGTCACTGTGGTTACTATCTACTCGTCTTTAGGAGAGGAAGCTCTTTGTCACTCGCTTAATGAG aCAGAGGTCACAACCGTGATCTGTGGTAACAAAGAACTCAAGAAGCTCATGGACATAAGCCAACAGCTTGAGACTGTCAAACGCGTCATTTGCATGGATGACGAGTTCCCATCTGAAGCGAGCAGTACTTGGACGACGACTTCGCTCGCTGATGTTCAGAAACTTGGGCGTGAAAGTCCTGTTGATCCTAGCTTCCCACTTTCAGCTGATGTTGCTGTTATAATGTACACTAGTGGAAGCACTGGTCTCCCCAAG GGTGTTATGATGACGCATGGTAATGTCCTAGCTACAGTTTCAGCAGTGATGACAATTGTTCCAGACCTCGGGAAGAGGGACACATACATGGCGTATTTACCTTTGGCTCACATCCTTGAGTTAGCAGCTGAG AGTGTAATGGCTACTATTGGGAGTGCTATTGGATATGGATCTCCCTTGACGCTCACTGATACTTCAAACAAGATTAAAAAGGGCACAAAGGGAGATGTCACAGCGCTGAAGCCTACTATAATGACAGCTGTTCCAGCCATTCTTGATCGTGTCAGGGACGGTGTCCGCAAAAAG GTTGATGCAAAGGGAGGAGCGGCAAAGAAACTGTTCGACTTTGCATATGCGAGGAGATTATCTGCAATCAATGGAAGCTGGTTTGGAGCCTGGGGACTGGAGAAGCTCCTATGGGATGTGCTTGTGTTTGGTAAAATCCGTGCAGTATTGGGAGGTCAGCTCCGTTACTTGCTCTCTGGTGGAGCCCCTCTTTCTGGTGACACTCAGAGATTCATTAACATATGCGTTGG GGCTCCGATCGGTCAGGGATATGGGCTAACAGAGACTTGTGCTGGTGGAACTTTCTCGGAGTTTGATGACACATCCGTTGGCCGTGTGGGTGCTCCACTTCCTTGCTCCTTTGTTAAG CTAATAGACTGGCCGGAAGGTGGCTACTTGATCAGTGATAAGCCAATGCCTCGTGGTGAAATTGTAATTGGTGGCTCAAATATTACACTTGGGTATTTCAAGAATGAAGAGAAGACTAAAGAAGTCTACAAG GTTGATGAAAAGGGGATGAGGTGGTTCTACACAGGAGACATAGGACAGTTTCACCCTGATGGTTGCCTTGAGATAATAGACAGAAAGAAGGATATTGTTAAGCTTCAGCATGGGGAATATGTCTCCTTGGGCAAA GTGGAAGCTGCTCTCAGTATAAGCCCCTACGTTGAAAACATAATGGTTCATGCTGATCCGTTTTACAGTTACTGTGTGGCTCTTGTGGTCGCTGCGCAACAAACACTCGAAGGTTGGGCATCAAAGCAAGGAATAGAGTTCACCAACTTCGAAGAGCTGTGTGCGAAAGAACAGGCCGTGAAAGAAGTGTATGCGTCTCTTGTCAAG gcGGCTAAACAATCACGGTTGGAGAAGTTTGAGATACCAGCAAAGATCAAAGTGTTGGCGGCTCCATGGACGCCGG